In Sorghum bicolor cultivar BTx623 chromosome 10, Sorghum_bicolor_NCBIv3, whole genome shotgun sequence, one genomic interval encodes:
- the LOC8076398 gene encoding uncharacterized protein At1g04910 produces MGWKVASGGKAAAPAAPGGDKLRFPPSSSAAAARSRMKLWLVRATTTVLLWTCVVQLTAVGDTWGPRVLKGWPSCLTPHDEEAAAAAARPRHPLVVDRAAALPLPPKRIYRNNGYLMVSCNGGLNQMRAAICDMVVIARYLNVTLVVPELDKTSFWNDPSEFQDIFDVEHFITSLRGEVRILRELPPRVKRRVELGMFHSMPPISWSDISYYQNQILPLIRKYKVLHLNRTDARLANNGLPMEIQKLRCRVNYASLRFTPQIEELGKRVIRILRQNGPFLVLHLRYEMDMLAFSGCTQGCSTEEAEELTRMRYAYPWWKEKVIDSDLKRKDGLCPLTPEETALVLRALDIDRSMQIYIAAGEIYGGKRRMAALTSAYPNVVRKETLLEPSDLMFFQNHSSQMAALDYLVSLESDIFVPTYDGNMAKVVEGHRRFMGYKKTVLLDRKLIVELVDRYTNGSLRWDEFSALIKVAHAKRMGSASKRMVIPDRPKEEDYFYANPQECLQDRDFLQTS; encoded by the exons ATGGGGTGGAAGGTGGCGTCAGGGGGTAAGGCGGCGGCCCCGGCGGCGCCCGGCGGCGACAAGCTCAGGTTCcctccctcctcctccgccgccgccgcgcggtcGCGGATGAAGCTCTGGCTCGTGCGCGCCACCACCACGGTGCTGCTCTGGACCTGCGTCGTGCAGCTCACCGCCGTCGGGGATACCTGGGGCCCAAGGGTGCTCAAGGGCTGGCCATCCTGCCTCACGCCGCACGACGAggaggcggccgccgccgccgcgcgcccgcGGCATCCTCTCGTCGTCGACAGGGCCGccgcgctgccgctgccgcccaaAA GAATATATAGGAACAATGGTTACTTGATGGTGTCTTGCAACGGTGGGCTTAACCAAATGAGAGCTGCA ATATGTGATATGGTTGTAATTGCAAGATATTTGAATGTAACTTTAGTTGTGCCAGAGTTGGATAAGACTTCATTTTGGAATGATCCAAG TGAGTTCCAAGATATATTTGATGTCGAGCACTTTATAACCTCATTACGAGGTGAAGTTCGCATTCTGAGAGAATTACCCCCAAGGGTAAAGAGAAGAGTTGAACTTGGAATGTTCCATTCCATGCCACCAATTAGTTGGTCTGATATCTCCTACTATCAAAATCAG ATTCTTCCTTTGATTCGTAAGTACAAGGTTCTCCATCTGAATCGAACTGATGCCAGGCTAGCAAACAATGGTTTACCAATGGAGATTCAGAAACTGCGATGCCGAGTAAATTATGCCTCTCTCAGATTTACCCCACAAATTGAAGAGTTGGGCAAGCGAGTAATTAGAATTCTTCGCCAAAATGGACCTTTCTTGGTGCTTCATTTACGTTATGAAATGGATATGCTGGCCTTTTCTGGCTGTACTCAAGGTTGCAGTACGGAAGAGGCAGAAGAACTCACAAGAATGAG GTATGCTTATCCATGGTGGAAAGAAAAAGTGATTGACTCAGACTTGAAAAGAAAAGATGGCCTTTGCCCATTGACACCTGAGGAGACTGCTCTTGTCCTCAGAGCACTTGACATCGATAGAAGTATGCAAATATACATTGCTGCTGGGGAAATATACGGTGGAAAGCGCAGGATGGCTGCTCTAACTTCAGCTTACCCGAATGTG GTGAGGAAGGAGACACTTTTGGAGCCTTCTGATCTGATGTTCTTCCAGAACCATTCGTCACAAATGGCAGCACTGGATTACTTAGTATCTTTAGAAAGTGATATATTTGTTCCAACATATGATGGCAATATGGCTAAAGTTGTTGAGGGTCACCGGAG ATTCATGGGTTACAAGAAGACAGTCTTGTTAGACCGAAAACTCATTGTTGAGCTAGTGGACCGGTACACAAATGGTTCTCTGCGATGGGATGAGTTCTCTGCATTGATCAAGGTTGCGCACGCAAAGCGGATGGGATCAGCTTCAAAGAGGATGGTGATTCCTGACAGACCCAAGGAAGAGGACTATTTCTATGCCAATCCCCAAGAATGCCTCCAGGA